One window from the genome of Pseudonocardia hierapolitana encodes:
- a CDS encoding YbaB/EbfC family nucleoid-associated protein codes for MDGREWLDDYRNRLEDVRARAARAERALAAVAGAATSRDGAVVVTVDQAGALQHLELTEHAEVLSRKELAATVVDTARRAREEAARQAEAALVPVFGERSAAMEVFRSHLALPER; via the coding sequence ATGGACGGACGCGAGTGGCTCGACGACTACCGGAACCGCCTCGAGGACGTCCGGGCGCGGGCGGCCCGGGCCGAGCGGGCGCTGGCCGCCGTGGCGGGCGCGGCAACGAGCCGGGACGGGGCGGTCGTCGTCACCGTCGATCAGGCAGGCGCCCTGCAGCACCTCGAGCTCACCGAGCACGCCGAGGTCCTCTCCCGCAAGGAGCTCGCCGCCACCGTGGTCGACACCGCGCGGCGGGCGCGCGAGGAGGCCGCCCGGCAGGCCGAGGCGGCGCTGGTGCCCGTTTTCGGCGAGCGCAGCGCGGCCATGGAGGTGTTCCGCTCCCACCTCGCCCTGCCGGAGCGGTGA
- a CDS encoding 2'-5' RNA ligase family protein, with protein sequence MRLSVAVRPPADVVEVLGRLRREPVRGVTWSVPEQWIVKLRPLGHVPEHVLDPLVTALADELAGVPPVRCTLGPATRRLGGQWLGAPVSGLDDLAALVFDATTGLVPVTHPQPFEADVVLARGRVPAALAGEPVAAEWTAREVALVADRSAPRRPLLEDLTAFRLTG encoded by the coding sequence GTGCGCCTGTCCGTGGCGGTGCGGCCGCCCGCCGACGTGGTCGAGGTGCTCGGCCGGCTGCGTCGGGAGCCCGTCCGTGGCGTGACGTGGTCGGTGCCCGAGCAGTGGATCGTGAAGCTGCGCCCGCTCGGGCATGTGCCGGAACACGTCCTGGATCCCCTGGTCACGGCGCTGGCCGACGAGCTGGCGGGCGTGCCTCCGGTGCGCTGCACCCTCGGCCCGGCCACCCGCAGGCTGGGCGGGCAGTGGCTCGGCGCACCGGTCTCCGGGCTGGACGACCTCGCCGCGCTCGTGTTCGACGCGACGACCGGTCTGGTGCCGGTCACCCACCCGCAGCCGTTCGAGGCCGACGTCGTGCTCGCCAGGGGCCGGGTGCCGGCGGCGCTCGCAGGCGAGCCGGTGGCGGCGGAGTGGACGGCTCGCGAGGTCGCCCTCGTGGCGGACCGTTCCGCTCCTCGCAGGCCGCTCCTGGAAGACCTCACCGCGTTCCGGTTGACCGGCTGA
- a CDS encoding Gfo/Idh/MocA family protein, which yields MSLADPLRVVLVGAGLMGRAWRDVIEAAPDVELAGIADIDPATAEATAAPLGRPVPTGTDGVALAAATGARAIVNATVPEAHHPVTTAALFAGLDVLGEKPVAPTVAEALSLAAATEVTGRLFMVSQSRRWNPQLFALRAMAEDLGTPGSLTAEFFRESHFPGFREEMAHPLLVDMAIHPFDSARFVLGAEPVAAYCESHNPPWSWFAGHAAATAVFEMTGGVRYTYTGSWCSPGRQTSWNGEWRLSGEKGSAHWDGDHDPVLEGDVDPAARPAAPFSGIEGALLVFTDALRTGVPPMGEVHENVLSLAMVEAAVRSADTGQRVLIDDVLAEAHAEAVRRETHPDVRDALAAWPSVREVLTARTS from the coding sequence ATGAGTCTCGCCGATCCGCTGCGCGTCGTGCTGGTCGGCGCGGGTCTCATGGGACGCGCCTGGCGCGACGTCATCGAGGCCGCCCCGGACGTCGAGCTCGCCGGGATCGCCGACATCGACCCGGCCACCGCCGAGGCGACCGCGGCGCCGCTCGGCAGGCCGGTGCCCACCGGCACCGACGGCGTGGCACTCGCCGCCGCCACCGGCGCACGCGCCATCGTGAACGCGACCGTGCCCGAGGCACACCACCCGGTCACGACCGCGGCACTGTTCGCCGGGCTCGACGTCCTGGGCGAGAAGCCCGTCGCCCCCACCGTGGCCGAGGCGCTCTCGCTCGCCGCGGCCACCGAGGTGACCGGACGGCTGTTCATGGTGAGCCAGTCGCGGCGGTGGAACCCGCAGCTGTTCGCGCTGCGCGCCATGGCGGAGGACCTCGGCACGCCGGGCTCGCTCACCGCGGAGTTCTTCCGGGAGTCCCACTTCCCCGGGTTCCGGGAGGAGATGGCCCACCCGCTGCTGGTCGACATGGCGATCCACCCGTTCGACTCGGCCCGGTTCGTGCTCGGTGCCGAGCCGGTCGCGGCGTACTGCGAGTCGCACAACCCGCCGTGGAGCTGGTTCGCAGGCCATGCCGCCGCCACCGCGGTGTTCGAGATGACCGGCGGCGTGCGCTACACCTACACGGGCAGCTGGTGCAGTCCCGGCAGGCAGACGTCCTGGAACGGCGAGTGGCGCCTGTCCGGTGAGAAGGGTTCGGCGCACTGGGACGGCGACCACGACCCGGTGCTCGAAGGCGACGTCGACCCGGCGGCACGCCCCGCCGCCCCGTTCTCCGGCATCGAGGGGGCGCTGCTCGTCTTCACCGACGCGCTGCGCACCGGCGTGCCGCCGATGGGCGAGGTGCACGAGAACGTGCTGAGCCTCGCCATGGTCGAGGCCGCGGTGCGCTCGGCGGACACCGGGCAGCGCGTGCTCATCGACGACGTGCTGGCCGAGGCCCACGCCGAGGCCGTCCGCCGGGAGACGCACCCGGACGTCCGGGACGCCCTGGCCGCGTGGCCGTCGGTACGCGAGGTGCTCACCGCGCGCACCTCCTGA
- a CDS encoding ThuA domain-containing protein codes for MTPVRVIVWGENRHEKIEEHVRKIYPDGMHETIADGIRENLGDGAVVRTVTLDDPEHGLTEEVLQDTDVLVWWGHAAHGDVADEVVERVHRHVLSGMGLIVLHSGHWSKIFMKLMGTSCTLRWRSEHDRELIWTVDPTHPIAEGVPHPLEIEEDEMYGEFFDIPAPDELIFISTFSGGEAFRSGCTFHRGHGKIFYFRPGDQDYPTYHHKDVRRVIANGVKWARTVRPERAAPVLLRYETGEFFKGAGYTGPLG; via the coding sequence GTGACACCCGTCCGCGTGATCGTCTGGGGCGAGAACCGCCACGAGAAGATCGAGGAGCACGTCCGCAAGATCTACCCCGACGGCATGCACGAGACGATCGCCGACGGCATCCGGGAGAACCTGGGTGACGGCGCCGTCGTCCGCACCGTCACCCTCGACGACCCCGAGCACGGCCTCACCGAGGAGGTCCTGCAGGACACCGACGTGCTCGTCTGGTGGGGCCACGCCGCGCACGGCGACGTCGCCGACGAGGTCGTGGAGCGCGTGCACCGCCACGTGCTGTCCGGCATGGGCCTCATCGTGCTGCACTCCGGGCACTGGTCGAAGATCTTCATGAAGCTCATGGGCACCAGCTGCACGCTGCGCTGGCGCAGCGAGCACGACCGCGAGCTGATCTGGACCGTCGACCCCACCCACCCGATCGCCGAGGGTGTCCCGCACCCCCTCGAAATCGAGGAGGACGAGATGTACGGGGAGTTCTTCGACATCCCCGCCCCCGACGAGCTGATCTTCATCAGCACCTTCTCCGGCGGGGAGGCGTTCCGCAGCGGCTGCACGTTCCACCGCGGCCACGGCAAGATCTTCTACTTCCGACCAGGCGACCAGGACTACCCGACCTACCACCACAAGGACGTCCGCCGGGTGATCGCCAACGGCGTCAAGTGGGCGCGCACGGTCCGGCCCGAGCGCGCCGCGCCGGTGCTGCTGCGCTACGAGACCGGCGAATTCTTCAAGGGCGCCGGCTACACGGGGCCGCTCGGATGA
- a CDS encoding carbohydrate ABC transporter permease has translation MKTRTGGWGHTTIGVLILAVMLFPLYWMLNVSLQPAGSAVGTPWIPLDLSFDGYATALREQGRNLVTSLIVALGSVVFSLLVATPAAYALAQFRVRGAGVVLFGILISQMIPGIVVANALYSAYSDLGLLNSIPGLILADSTHGIPFAILIMRAYLLSIPSEVIEAARVDGAGQIRAFVSIVVPMSRNALVTAALFTFLFTWSDFLFALTLTTTEQVRPVTLGIFQYIGTYVNDWSSVMATAVLASLPAVVLLLVAQRFVAAGVASGAVK, from the coding sequence ATGAAGACACGTACCGGCGGCTGGGGCCACACCACCATCGGGGTGCTGATCCTCGCCGTGATGCTGTTCCCGCTGTACTGGATGCTGAACGTCTCGCTGCAACCGGCGGGCTCGGCCGTCGGCACGCCGTGGATCCCGCTCGACCTGTCCTTCGACGGCTACGCGACGGCGCTGCGCGAGCAGGGCCGCAACCTGGTCACCAGCCTGATCGTGGCCCTCGGCAGCGTCGTGTTCAGCCTGCTGGTCGCCACGCCCGCGGCGTACGCGCTGGCGCAGTTCCGGGTGCGCGGCGCGGGCGTGGTGCTGTTCGGGATCCTGATCAGCCAGATGATCCCCGGGATCGTCGTCGCCAACGCGCTCTACAGCGCCTACAGCGACCTGGGCCTGCTCAACTCGATCCCCGGGCTGATCCTCGCCGACTCCACGCACGGCATCCCGTTCGCGATCCTGATCATGCGGGCCTACCTGCTGTCGATCCCGAGCGAGGTCATCGAGGCCGCCCGGGTGGACGGGGCGGGCCAGATCCGCGCGTTCGTCTCGATCGTCGTGCCGATGAGCCGCAACGCGCTGGTCACGGCCGCGCTCTTCACGTTCCTGTTCACGTGGAGCGACTTCCTGTTCGCGCTCACGCTCACCACCACCGAGCAGGTGCGGCCGGTGACCCTCGGGATCTTCCAGTACATCGGCACCTACGTGAACGACTGGAGCTCGGTGATGGCCACCGCCGTGCTCGCCTCCCTCCCGGCCGTCGTACTCCTGCTGGTGGCCCAGCGATTCGTCGCCGCGGGCGTCGCCAGCGGCGCGGTGAAATAA
- a CDS encoding carbohydrate ABC transporter permease, producing the protein MLQLAFLVPAVAYLLLFFGYPVLQNALMGFQEYTTRSFYTGEAPFVGLDNYVTVLSSGLFGTALLNTVLFTVGSIAGQFVIGLGIALYFHRRFPLSGVLRSLLLLPWLIPLIVSGAVWRWILDQDNGALNRFLGAVGVADNPGWLTSTSLALIAVIGVNIWIGIPFNTTILYGGLQDIPQDLYEAAALDGATGWRAFRHVTWPLLRPVVNVVLVLGVVYTIKVLDIILGLTDGGPANATQTIATQAYHLSFQEFRFGEGAAMGNVLIIISLVFALLYLRANRRALAR; encoded by the coding sequence ATGCTGCAGCTCGCGTTCCTGGTGCCCGCCGTGGCATACCTGCTGCTCTTCTTCGGCTACCCGGTGCTCCAGAACGCCCTGATGGGCTTCCAGGAGTACACGACGCGCAGCTTCTACACCGGTGAGGCGCCGTTCGTCGGGCTGGACAACTACGTCACGGTGCTGTCGTCCGGCCTGTTCGGCACCGCGCTGCTCAACACCGTGCTGTTCACCGTGGGGTCGATCGCGGGCCAGTTCGTGATCGGGCTGGGGATCGCGCTGTACTTCCACCGGCGGTTCCCGCTGTCCGGTGTGCTGCGCTCACTCCTGCTGCTGCCGTGGCTGATCCCGCTGATCGTCTCCGGGGCCGTGTGGCGCTGGATCCTCGACCAGGACAACGGCGCGCTCAACCGGTTCCTCGGGGCCGTGGGCGTCGCCGACAACCCCGGCTGGCTCACCAGCACCTCGCTCGCGCTGATCGCGGTGATCGGGGTGAACATCTGGATCGGGATCCCGTTCAACACGACGATCCTCTACGGCGGCCTGCAGGACATCCCGCAGGACCTGTACGAGGCCGCCGCGCTGGACGGGGCCACCGGCTGGCGGGCGTTCCGGCACGTGACCTGGCCGCTGCTGCGGCCGGTGGTGAACGTCGTGCTGGTGCTCGGGGTCGTCTACACGATCAAGGTGCTGGACATCATCCTGGGACTCACCGACGGCGGCCCGGCCAACGCGACGCAGACGATCGCGACGCAGGCCTACCACCTCTCGTTCCAGGAGTTCCGGTTCGGCGAGGGCGCGGCGATGGGCAACGTGCTCATCATCATCTCGCTGGTGTTCGCACTCCTCTACCTGCGCGCCAACCGGCGCGCACTGGCCCGGTGA
- a CDS encoding sugar ABC transporter substrate-binding protein codes for MARRGASLRTALPALVAAAALGLTACGGGSGGGGGGDVTSLRVLDYYNNEPDKSVYARKLDECGQQAGVTIEREVVPGDSLIQKVLQQASSRTLPDVLMLDNPDLQQIAATGALAPISDFGLSADGFQEGVRSASTFEGQVYGLQPVTNSIGLFYNVDILNQAGITPPKTWDELKTAAAALTQGDRYGIAFSAVADYEGAWQFLPFMWTNGGDETDIASPQTAEALQLWVDLVNSGAASRSVLNWKQADVKDQFAAGNAAMMVNGPWQFPALDKVQGLNYEVVPIPVPRTGESVVAPLGGETWTIPQTGDPARQAKAAEIVACLNTDDNQIALATERTTVPTKTALRDRFVAEVPRMAAFTEIVQTARARTGKLGPEWPAAATRIYTAMQTAITGGAPPLQALEQAQNG; via the coding sequence ATGGCTCGACGAGGAGCATCACTACGGACCGCCCTCCCCGCGCTGGTCGCGGCCGCCGCGCTCGGGCTCACCGCCTGTGGCGGCGGGAGCGGCGGCGGTGGTGGCGGTGACGTCACCTCGCTCCGGGTGCTCGACTACTACAACAACGAGCCCGACAAGAGCGTCTACGCGCGCAAGCTCGACGAGTGCGGCCAGCAGGCAGGCGTGACGATCGAGCGCGAGGTCGTCCCGGGCGACTCGCTGATCCAGAAGGTGCTGCAGCAGGCGTCCTCGCGGACGCTGCCGGACGTCCTCATGCTCGACAACCCCGACCTGCAGCAGATCGCCGCCACCGGCGCGCTCGCCCCGATCAGCGACTTCGGCCTCTCCGCGGACGGTTTCCAGGAGGGCGTACGGAGCGCGTCCACGTTCGAGGGCCAGGTCTACGGGCTGCAGCCGGTGACCAACTCGATCGGGCTGTTCTACAACGTCGACATCCTCAACCAGGCCGGCATCACGCCGCCGAAGACGTGGGACGAGCTCAAAACCGCCGCAGCCGCGCTCACCCAGGGCGACCGGTACGGCATCGCGTTCTCCGCGGTGGCCGACTACGAGGGCGCGTGGCAGTTCCTGCCGTTCATGTGGACCAACGGCGGCGACGAGACCGACATCGCGAGCCCCCAGACCGCCGAGGCGCTGCAGCTGTGGGTCGACCTCGTGAACTCCGGGGCGGCGTCGCGGTCGGTGCTGAACTGGAAGCAGGCCGACGTCAAGGACCAGTTCGCCGCGGGCAATGCGGCGATGATGGTCAACGGGCCGTGGCAGTTCCCCGCACTCGACAAGGTGCAGGGCCTGAACTACGAGGTCGTGCCGATCCCGGTGCCGCGGACCGGTGAGTCCGTGGTGGCCCCGCTGGGCGGCGAGACGTGGACGATCCCGCAGACCGGCGACCCCGCCCGCCAAGCCAAGGCCGCCGAGATCGTCGCCTGCCTGAACACCGACGACAACCAGATCGCGCTGGCGACCGAGCGCACCACCGTGCCGACGAAGACGGCGCTGCGCGACCGGTTCGTCGCGGAGGTGCCGCGGATGGCGGCCTTCACCGAGATCGTCCAGACCGCACGGGCGCGCACCGGCAAGCTCGGCCCCGAGTGGCCCGCCGCCGCCACCCGCATCTACACCGCGATGCAGACCGCCATCACCGGCGGCGCGCCCCCGCTGCAGGCTCTCGAGCAGGCTCAGAATGGCTGA
- a CDS encoding LacI family DNA-binding transcriptional regulator produces MVTSRDVARVAGVSQSTVSYVMSGRRSISAETRKRVLDAIEQLTYQPNAGARALASQRTQVIGLVVPFGPGADTAGLLPFIETIASCARAEDHDVLLVTTDEGAAGLTRLAGRALCDAIVLMDVEADDARIPVAAALKVPVILIGVPDDSAGLHCVDMDFTLAGTLAVDEIAALGHDRVVLIGHAADVIERDINFVRRFQRGAAAAAARHGIGYSVVAPVPPGTAGAREAVERALDGGGRPGVVVPNSQAVAPVLHALIERGVVPGRDTSLIGLCTDAAAEATTPAVTNVSLEPRDVSRRAMEILFRLLDRGGEPPAQLVELIRPRLTRRETTLPAP; encoded by the coding sequence GTGGTCACCAGCCGGGACGTCGCCCGGGTCGCGGGTGTATCGCAGAGCACCGTCTCCTACGTGATGAGCGGCCGCCGATCGATCTCGGCCGAGACCCGCAAGCGCGTGCTCGACGCGATCGAGCAGCTCACCTATCAACCCAACGCGGGCGCCCGTGCGCTCGCCAGCCAGCGCACGCAGGTGATCGGCCTCGTCGTCCCGTTCGGGCCGGGCGCCGACACCGCAGGCCTCCTGCCCTTCATCGAGACGATCGCGAGCTGCGCGCGAGCGGAGGACCACGACGTCCTGCTCGTGACCACCGACGAGGGCGCGGCCGGGCTCACCCGGCTCGCGGGCCGTGCGCTCTGCGACGCGATCGTGCTCATGGACGTCGAGGCCGACGACGCCCGCATCCCGGTGGCCGCTGCGCTCAAGGTGCCGGTGATCCTCATCGGCGTCCCGGACGACAGCGCGGGCCTGCACTGCGTCGACATGGACTTCACGCTGGCCGGCACGCTCGCCGTCGACGAGATCGCCGCCCTCGGGCACGACCGCGTCGTGCTCATCGGGCACGCGGCCGACGTGATCGAGCGCGACATCAACTTCGTGCGCCGCTTCCAGCGCGGTGCCGCCGCCGCGGCCGCGCGGCACGGGATCGGCTACTCGGTGGTGGCCCCCGTCCCGCCGGGCACCGCGGGTGCCCGCGAGGCCGTCGAGCGCGCGCTCGACGGCGGTGGCCGCCCGGGCGTCGTCGTGCCGAACTCCCAGGCCGTCGCCCCGGTGCTGCACGCCCTGATCGAGCGGGGCGTCGTCCCGGGCCGGGACACCTCGCTGATCGGGCTGTGCACCGACGCGGCGGCCGAGGCCACCACCCCCGCCGTCACGAACGTGTCGCTGGAGCCGCGGGACGTCTCGCGGCGAGCGATGGAGATCCTGTTCCGCCTGCTCGACCGCGGCGGGGAGCCCCCCGCGCAGCTCGTCGAGCTGATCCGGCCCCGGCTCACGCGCCGGGAGACCACCCTTCCCGCCCCCTGA
- a CDS encoding LacI family DNA-binding transcriptional regulator produces MSATMRDVARLAGVSVKTVSNVVNDFPYVSERTRARVLAAIAELGYRMNFSARNLSLGRTGMLALAVPELRLPYFAELADAVIAAAAERGYTVLIEQTGGVRERELAVLTSDRRRMTDGLIFSPIGLRAADGAQLDVDYPMVLLGERALHAGVPHVAMANAEAARAVAGHLLSVGRRRIAVVGSSDEPGPSAGSLRTRGLLDTLAAAGVTHDPALVGEALEWTRAAGAAAMRQVLDRGVEFDAVFGLNDVLALGAMRVLYERGLRVPQDVAVAGFDDIEDGRFSRPSLTTVEPGKAEIAGSAVALLVEHLTTTGPGPGASVVAGFRLHVRESTAG; encoded by the coding sequence ATGTCCGCGACCATGCGCGACGTCGCCCGGCTGGCGGGGGTGTCGGTCAAGACGGTCTCGAACGTCGTCAACGACTTCCCGTACGTGAGCGAGCGGACCAGGGCCCGCGTGCTGGCGGCGATCGCGGAGCTCGGCTACCGGATGAACTTCTCCGCTCGCAACCTGAGCCTCGGCCGCACCGGGATGCTCGCGCTCGCGGTGCCGGAGCTGCGGTTGCCCTACTTCGCCGAGCTGGCCGACGCCGTGATCGCCGCGGCCGCCGAGCGCGGGTACACCGTGCTGATCGAGCAGACCGGTGGCGTGCGGGAGCGCGAGCTCGCGGTGCTGACCAGCGACCGGCGGCGCATGACGGACGGGCTGATCTTCTCGCCGATCGGGCTGCGCGCGGCCGACGGGGCACAGCTCGACGTGGACTACCCGATGGTCCTGCTCGGCGAGCGCGCGCTGCACGCGGGCGTGCCGCACGTCGCGATGGCCAACGCCGAGGCGGCGCGGGCCGTCGCCGGGCACCTCCTCTCCGTCGGGCGGCGCAGGATCGCCGTGGTCGGCTCGTCCGACGAGCCGGGGCCGAGCGCGGGCTCGCTGCGCACCCGGGGGCTCCTCGACACCCTCGCCGCCGCAGGCGTCACGCACGATCCCGCGCTCGTCGGGGAGGCCCTCGAGTGGACCCGCGCCGCGGGCGCCGCCGCCATGCGCCAGGTGCTGGACCGCGGCGTGGAGTTCGACGCCGTCTTCGGCCTCAACGACGTGCTCGCGCTCGGCGCCATGCGCGTGCTGTACGAGCGCGGGCTGCGGGTGCCGCAGGACGTCGCGGTGGCCGGCTTCGACGACATCGAGGACGGCCGCTTCTCCCGCCCGAGCCTCACCACCGTCGAGCCGGGGAAAGCGGAGATCGCCGGCAGCGCCGTCGCGCTCCTGGTGGAGCACCTCACGACTACCGGTCCCGGGCCCGGGGCGTCGGTGGTGGCCGGGTTCCGGCTGCACGTGCGCGAGTCCACAGCCGGCTGA
- a CDS encoding ABC transporter substrate-binding protein: MRIRLVAAALGAALVAAGCGAGSDEDGPVTIRFSWWGNDERARITNQAVDAFEAANPGITVETESIDFTSYFDRLATSVAGNDEPDVITMGGAYPREYADRGVLLDLAQVSGHLDLSALDEHAMAGGNFEGTQYAVPTGVNTYGVVVNPAIFEAAGVPLPDDNTWSWEDFARIATEISARGPEGTFGVEDPTSPDVLDLYANQLTGEGLYTAEGTIALQPAIAQRWWELTTGLMTSGATPPASITAELAGQPAPEQTLIGQGRAAMRFGWSNLLSAYRQASGADLIMLRAPGETTAQGPGMWLQASQLYTISRRSEHPEEAARLIDFLVSDPRAADFIKADRGIPANPEIRAHLEGGLDESRKAEFAFVDRMSGLVDGHFVIGPSGSTETLGIVTRLNDAVLFGQLPPGQAAEQLVAEMNTAVS; this comes from the coding sequence ATGCGAATCCGGCTGGTGGCGGCCGCGCTCGGAGCGGCGCTCGTGGCCGCGGGGTGCGGCGCGGGCTCCGACGAGGACGGACCGGTGACGATCCGGTTCTCCTGGTGGGGCAACGACGAGCGCGCGCGGATCACCAACCAGGCCGTCGACGCTTTCGAGGCCGCCAACCCCGGCATCACGGTCGAGACCGAGTCGATCGACTTCACCTCCTACTTCGACCGGCTCGCCACGTCCGTCGCCGGGAACGACGAGCCGGACGTGATCACGATGGGCGGCGCCTACCCGCGGGAGTACGCCGATCGCGGTGTGCTCCTCGACCTCGCGCAGGTGTCCGGTCACCTCGACCTGTCCGCGCTCGACGAGCACGCGATGGCGGGCGGCAACTTCGAGGGCACCCAGTACGCGGTGCCGACGGGCGTGAACACCTACGGCGTGGTCGTGAACCCGGCGATCTTCGAGGCGGCGGGCGTGCCGCTGCCCGACGACAACACCTGGAGCTGGGAGGACTTCGCCCGGATCGCCACGGAGATCTCCGCGCGCGGCCCGGAGGGCACGTTCGGCGTGGAAGACCCGACGAGTCCCGACGTCCTCGACCTGTACGCCAACCAGCTCACCGGCGAGGGCCTCTACACCGCCGAGGGCACGATCGCGCTGCAGCCGGCGATCGCGCAGCGCTGGTGGGAGCTGACCACGGGGCTCATGACGAGCGGCGCGACGCCGCCCGCGAGCATCACCGCCGAGCTCGCCGGGCAGCCGGCGCCGGAGCAGACGCTGATCGGCCAGGGCAGGGCGGCCATGAGGTTCGGCTGGTCGAACCTGCTCTCGGCGTACCGGCAGGCCTCCGGAGCGGACCTGATCATGCTGCGGGCGCCGGGGGAGACCACCGCACAAGGGCCCGGGATGTGGCTGCAGGCCTCCCAGCTGTACACGATCAGCCGGCGCAGCGAGCACCCCGAGGAGGCGGCCCGCCTGATCGACTTCCTGGTCTCCGACCCGCGGGCCGCCGACTTCATCAAGGCCGACCGGGGCATCCCGGCGAACCCGGAGATCCGCGCCCACCTGGAGGGCGGCCTCGACGAGAGCCGCAAGGCGGAGTTCGCCTTCGTCGACCGGATGAGCGGCCTCGTCGACGGGCACTTCGTGATCGGCCCGAGCGGCTCCACCGAGACGCTCGGCATCGTCACCCGGCTGAACGACGCCGTGCTCTTCGGCCAGCTCCCGCCGGGCCAGGCGGCGGAGCAGTTGGTCGCGGAGATGAACACCGCGGTGTCCTGA
- a CDS encoding malate/lactate/ureidoglycolate dehydrogenase, which translates to MTIDQVHLISADVLEATVRAIFAAAGCGQEEAGLIARELVGANLAGHDSHGVVRVPLYVDWMREGWVRAGQQAEVVTDGGGFVVLDGRQGFGQTIAAQAVALGIERAAANGTCIVALRNSGHVGRVGAYAETALAAGLISIHFVNVAKSPLVAPFGAVERRFSTAPFAVGIPLPERPVVLDFATSLVAEGKVQVASYGGRPLPPDALIGPEGVPSGDPRLLYGDYGPTDLRHPGGGVGAIRAFGEHKGSGLALMCELLAGAFTGGGCAGPIDGPRKGISNGMLSIYLSPAHFGTQAEFERIARDYLDWVLGARPVDPAAPVLAPGDPEAANREERLAKGIPLPVNTWGAIVRTAEGLGVTA; encoded by the coding sequence GTGACGATCGATCAGGTGCACCTCATCTCCGCGGACGTGCTGGAAGCGACCGTGCGCGCGATCTTCGCCGCGGCCGGCTGCGGCCAGGAGGAGGCGGGGCTCATCGCCCGCGAGCTCGTCGGGGCGAACCTCGCTGGCCACGACAGCCACGGCGTCGTGCGCGTGCCGCTGTACGTCGACTGGATGCGCGAGGGCTGGGTCCGGGCCGGGCAGCAGGCAGAGGTCGTCACCGACGGCGGCGGGTTCGTGGTGCTCGACGGCCGGCAGGGCTTCGGCCAGACGATCGCAGCACAGGCCGTGGCGCTCGGCATCGAGCGGGCCGCCGCGAACGGAACCTGCATCGTTGCGCTGCGCAACTCCGGCCACGTCGGCCGCGTCGGCGCCTACGCCGAGACCGCTCTCGCCGCCGGCCTGATCTCGATCCACTTCGTCAACGTCGCCAAGTCACCGCTGGTCGCCCCGTTCGGGGCGGTGGAGCGGAGGTTCTCGACCGCGCCGTTCGCCGTCGGGATCCCGCTGCCGGAGCGTCCGGTCGTGCTGGACTTCGCCACGTCGCTCGTCGCCGAGGGGAAGGTGCAGGTGGCCTCGTATGGCGGGAGGCCGCTGCCCCCGGACGCGTTGATCGGTCCGGAGGGCGTGCCGTCGGGCGACCCGCGCCTGCTCTACGGCGACTACGGGCCCACCGACCTGCGCCACCCGGGCGGGGGTGTGGGCGCCATCCGCGCGTTCGGCGAGCACAAGGGGTCGGGCCTCGCGCTGATGTGCGAGCTGCTCGCGGGCGCCTTCACCGGCGGCGGCTGCGCAGGCCCGATCGACGGCCCGCGCAAGGGCATCTCCAACGGGATGTTGTCGATCTACCTCTCCCCCGCCCACTTCGGCACGCAGGCCGAGTTCGAGCGGATCGCCCGCGACTACCTGGACTGGGTGCTGGGCGCGCGCCCCGTCGACCCGGCCGCACCGGTGCTCGCCCCCGGCGACCCGGAGGCGGCCAACCGCGAGGAACGGCTGGCGAAGGGCATCCCCCTCCCGGTGAACACGTGGGGGGCGATCGTCCGCACGGCGGAGGGCCTCGGAGTCACCGCCTGA